The genomic segment GGGCTGGGACTCCGCGAGGAACACCAAGAAGGACACGCTGCTCAACATCGAGGCGACGGGGGAGTTCGTGGTGAATGTGGTTCCGGATCACCTCGCCGAGCAGATGAACGATACCGCCACGGAGTTTCCGCACGGTGTGAGCGAGTTCGAGCGCGTGCGGCTGACACCCGCGCCGGCGGAGCGGGTGAAAGCCCCGCGGCTGGCGGAGTCGCCGGTGCATTTCGAATGCGAGCGCTACCAGATCGTACAGGTGGGGCCGGATGGTCCGGGTGGTGGCTGGCTGGTGATCGGCAAGATCCTCCTGCTGCACGTGGACGAGAGCATTCTCACCGATGGCAAGGTGGACTACGAACGCTTCCATCCCGTGGGTCGCCTGGGTGGCATGGAGTACGCGAACATCCGCGAACGCTTCGTGATGCTGCGCAAGAAGTACGTGCCCGGGTCGTGATGCGATTGCGCTGGTGCGTGCCCGTGATTGCCGGGGCGCTCGCACTCGCGACCCTCGCGTGCGACAACGGCGGGAGTCCCGCCAAACCCGTCGTCCCTCCCCCGCCCGCCTGCCCGTCCCTCGAAGACTTCCTGCACACCGTGGCCATCGGCCGCGCACCGGGTGGCGTGCTGGGTGCGGCGGTATCCGGCGACGTGGCCTTCGCGGCGGCCGGCGCCGACGGCGTTCGCATATTCGACATGTCCGATCCGGCCGACGTCCGCCTGCTCACCACCATTCCCATTACCGATGCACGAGGCGTGGACGTGGAGGGAACGATGCTCTACGTGGCGGCGGCGAACGACGGGTTGATACTCGTGGACGTTACCAACCCGTCCGCGGCGGTCGTCGTGGGCGACGCGGACCTGCCGGGGTGCACGGTGGACGTGGATGCGGCGGGAACGCACGCGTACGTTGCCAACGACGACATCGGCCTTGCCATCGTCGACGTGTCAAACCCGGCGATGCCGGTGGTGCGCGGCATCGAGAACACACCGGGGCGGGCGGTGGCGGTGGCCGCAAGCGAGCCCCTTGTGTTCGTGGCGGACGAGTTGAACGGGCTGCGCATCGTGAACGCGGCCGACCCGGCGGCGCCGTTCATTGTGAAGACGGTGGCGATGCCGGGAGCGGCCAGGGGTGTTGCCGTGAGCGGCGACATCGTTGCGGTGGCGGCGCGCGAGGGAAAACTGCAACTGGTGGATGCGAGCCTCCCCGGCTTCGCGTCCATCGTGGGCTCGTACCCGACGTCGCGCGATGCGCTCTCGGTGGCGCTGTCGGGGACGGTGGCGTTCGTGGCCCAGGG from the Candidatus Krumholzibacteriia bacterium genome contains:
- a CDS encoding flavin reductase family protein, whose translation is MILDPAQMSRAEFYPWMIRCIVPRPIAWVSSISREGVHNLAPFSFFTGVSTEPPTLCFVPGWDSARNTKKDTLLNIEATGEFVVNVVPDHLAEQMNDTATEFPHGVSEFERVRLTPAPAERVKAPRLAESPVHFECERYQIVQVGPDGPGGGWLVIGKILLLHVDESILTDGKVDYERFHPVGRLGGMEYANIRERFVMLRKKYVPGS